CCGCACGACCAGGGCCGGCGCCGTCCCGCCGACTTCCTGCCGAAACCGGTGCGCGAGGCGTTGCCGCAACTGGACGCCGAGCTGGACGCCATGGCGCGCGTGATCGGCAACCATCCGGCCGAGGACGGCTCGGCGCGGCTGCTGGTGGCACTGGCCGACGGCCAGACGGTGGAATCGGTGCTGCTGCCGCGCGACGGCGTGTGCGTGTCGAGCCAGGTCGGCTGCGCGGTCGGCTGCCAATTCTGCATGACCGGGCAGGGCGGCCTGGTGCGCCAGGTGACAAGCGGCGAGATCGTGGCGCAGGTGGTGCTGGCGCGGCGCCTGCGGCCGGTCAAGAAGGTGGTGTTCATGGGCATGGGCGAACCGGCCCACAACCTCGACAACGTGCTGGAAGCGATCGAGCTGCTCGGCATCGAGGGCAACATCGCCCACAAGAACCTGGTGTTTTCCACCGTGGGCGATGCGCGCGTGTTCGAGCGCCTGCCGCTGGGGCGCGTCAAGCCGGCGCTGGCGCTGTCGCTGCACACCACCCGGGCCGACCTGCGCGCGCGCCTGCTGCCGCGCGCGCCGCGCTTCACGGCCGCCGAGCTGGTCGAGCACGGCGAGCGCTATGCGCGGGTATCCGCCTATCCGATCCAGTACCAGTGGACGCTGCTGGACGGCGTCAACGACGGCCAGGACGAGCTCGACGCCATCGTCGATCTCTTGCGCGGCAAGTATGCGGTGCTCAACATGATCCCCTACAACACCAATCCCGGCCTGCCGTTTCGCCGCCCCGGCTGGGACAAGGCGCGCGCCATCGCCGCGCACCTGTCCAGCCGCGGCGTGCTGACCAAGCTGCGCGATTCGGCCGGGCAGGACGTCGACGGCGGCTGCGGGCAATTGCGCGCGCGCGCCGCGGGCGGGCAGCCGGTGCGGATGCAGGCGCTGCACAGGCAGCCGAAGGCGGCATGAGCGGCCGGCACCGCCTCGTCGATGTGCCTTCGCATAAGGCATGAGGGAACCGGGATGTGCAGGCATGATCGTTGGCCTGTACGTGTTTCGGTAGGGTGGGCGGCCGCACCGTACCGTTCGCATCGCACCACCCTCGCCGCCGTCCACGCATTCAAGCGGCGCTGACGAAGCCGCGTGGCCAGCCCCGCCCACCCTACAGATCCAGCATCTCTACCTGCCGTAGCGAGGCACTGCTCATGTACCAGTCATTCACCACCAGTTCGATCCGCTCCACGCGCATGACGCCCAGCGCTGCACCACGTAGCGTCTCGATCGCTTCGACGAAGCGCCGCGGCTGCCGCAGGGGCCGCACGAAGCGCAGCAGCGTCGCATGCGCCGTCACCAGGCGGTAGCGCCGGTCGAGCGACGCGTCCAGTGCGCGTGCGCGCAGCTCGGCGCGCAGGCGGTCGCGCAACGTGGCCAGCGTGTCGCCGTGCGGATAGCCCTGTGCCAGCACCGCGCCGCGCGACGCCGTCACGCCGCGAAAATCGATCTCGAAGGCCGGCAGGCCATGCACCGCGCAGCGTACCGCGTCGCGGTAATCGTCCAGGCGCGCCAACTGCGGCTGGAAATCGTCGCCCACCGTGAACAGCGACAGCACGGTCACGTGCAGGTCGACGGCCGGATGCAGGTATTGGCCCGGTTCGAGCGCGTCCAGGCGTTCCAGCAGGTGGGTGAAGCGGCCCGCCAGCGCGGCGCCTGGGCGTGCGATCAGGGTCAGGCCGCGGCGCGGGTCGGGGCCTTGCAGCAGGCGCGCGTCGCAGTCGATGTCGCCGGTGCCGATGGCGGCGCGGCTGCGCTCCCAGATGGCGTCGTAATGGGACTGGAGCGCGTGCGGTGCGGGATCGGTGTGCATGCGTGTATTGTGGCGCAAGGCACGCGTGCCGGCAACGGTGGCCGCTCGTGCGGATCGCTTGCCGGCCTCGTCGCGGATTGCGCCGCCACCCTTGCGAGGCGCCATGCCGGCGTCGGTGTCGGTATCCCGAATCAGGCCGCCATGCCGATCGGCGGCAGCAGGCGGCGCGCGCGCACCCGGTTGCGGCCGGCGCGCTTGGCCTCGTACATCAGTTCGTCGGCGGCGGCGATCAGCGCGTGCGGCGCCAGCGTGCGCACGGCGGCCAGATTGGCGCCGGCCACGCCGAAGCTGGCGCTGGCCGCCAGCGCGATGTCGCCGAAGGCGATGCGTTCAACCGCGCAGGCGGCGCGCATGCGCTCGGCCAGTGCGGCCGCGTCTTCGGGGGCGGTTTCAGGAAGGATTACCAGGAATTCCTCGCCGCCATAGCGCACCACCGTGTCCAGGCCCTCGCGCGTCATCGATTGCAGCAAGGCCGCGAAGCGTTGCAGCACCAGGTCGCCGGCGTGGTGGCCGTGGGTGTCGTTGATCGCCTTGAAGCCGTCCAGGTCGCACAGGATCAGCGACAGGTCGAGGCCGTCTCGCCGCGCGCGCGCCATTTCGTCGTCGAGCAGGGCGTCGTTCAGGTGGCGCCGGTTGTAGCAGCCGGTGAGCGGGTCGCGCATCGACAGGCTGGTCAGCACCTGCTGGGTCCGGTACTGTTCGCGCCACAGGCGCGCGAAGCGGTTGGCGGCGGCCGCGCCGAACA
The genomic region above belongs to Massilia forsythiae and contains:
- a CDS encoding GGDEF domain-containing protein — encoded protein: MPNDPSIASIARLRGEFSCPAMEAGFLQHQSAEIRSQLRRALLLCSLFYVLFGINDIALLGPERALAPVLARVCMPLLAVLGLRHASRPGASVRAPYHVASAFTLCWMASFLVVTWCRPQEVLLHGMSLAIMVIVFNIFIPNRPLAAPLLACGATLAFLAIAFHQHQETTRHLRSMAVLLVFANVFGAAAANRFARLWREQYRTQQVLTSLSMRDPLTGCYNRRHLNDALLDDEMARARRDGLDLSLILCDLDGFKAINDTHGHHAGDLVLQRFAALLQSMTREGLDTVVRYGGEEFLVILPETAPEDAAALAERMRAACAVERIAFGDIALAASASFGVAGANLAAVRTLAPHALIAAADELMYEAKRAGRNRVRARRLLPPIGMAA
- a CDS encoding 2'-5' RNA ligase family protein, whose product is MHTDPAPHALQSHYDAIWERSRAAIGTGDIDCDARLLQGPDPRRGLTLIARPGAALAGRFTHLLERLDALEPGQYLHPAVDLHVTVLSLFTVGDDFQPQLARLDDYRDAVRCAVHGLPAFEIDFRGVTASRGAVLAQGYPHGDTLATLRDRLRAELRARALDASLDRRYRLVTAHATLLRFVRPLRQPRRFVEAIETLRGAALGVMRVERIELVVNDWYMSSASLRQVEMLDL
- a CDS encoding RNA methyltransferase; this translates as MRIDTIRTRLRSLGAMPLHEDRVLRDWVRAMPHDQGRRRPADFLPKPVREALPQLDAELDAMARVIGNHPAEDGSARLLVALADGQTVESVLLPRDGVCVSSQVGCAVGCQFCMTGQGGLVRQVTSGEIVAQVVLARRLRPVKKVVFMGMGEPAHNLDNVLEAIELLGIEGNIAHKNLVFSTVGDARVFERLPLGRVKPALALSLHTTRADLRARLLPRAPRFTAAELVEHGERYARVSAYPIQYQWTLLDGVNDGQDELDAIVDLLRGKYAVLNMIPYNTNPGLPFRRPGWDKARAIAAHLSSRGVLTKLRDSAGQDVDGGCGQLRARAAGGQPVRMQALHRQPKAA